A stretch of Caenibius tardaugens NBRC 16725 DNA encodes these proteins:
- a CDS encoding serine hydrolase domain-containing protein yields MSENIAFSPSRRKLLQALGAIGVMPLAMPKNCEARSRGLLATRGVAQGIVKSKVCPGVVVGVGQATEEPQFVSEGSLSFDSKERVDKNTLWRIYSMTKPITGMAAMLLIAEGKLTLDQPVSDFFSAFSSMQVLVDPKSGTETKPARNPITVRHLMTHTSGIGSAIPQTPSVGGPLADRYVKLGLRNGVFQANGQPDMDGAVTSLREFAERLATVPLETEPGTRWRYSLGLDLLGAIIEVVSGRPFDIFLKEAFFDPLGMRSTWFRVPEHEKRRLVDNYATANGMSRSIDTGVNSLFLKRPTYPSGGGGLVSSARDYDRFLMMLVRGGTLDGATVMPPSAIALGTSNLLPEGTDMSGYIYPSSGDGFGAGGRLVMSGPHKGAFGWLGAAGTLGMVNCGRQLRLVGMLNCMGDMSLPRLIPDAVNKDISTY; encoded by the coding sequence GAGCGAAAATATTGCCTTTTCTCCGAGCCGTCGAAAATTACTACAAGCATTGGGGGCGATAGGTGTGATGCCACTCGCAATGCCCAAGAATTGCGAAGCGCGATCGCGTGGTCTTCTCGCAACAAGGGGGGTGGCTCAAGGCATAGTTAAATCAAAGGTATGTCCTGGCGTGGTTGTCGGCGTTGGCCAAGCGACGGAGGAGCCCCAGTTTGTTAGCGAAGGTTCTCTCAGCTTCGACAGTAAAGAGCGGGTGGATAAGAACACGTTGTGGCGCATTTACTCAATGACCAAGCCGATAACGGGCATGGCGGCCATGCTGTTGATTGCAGAAGGAAAGCTGACGCTGGATCAGCCGGTTTCGGATTTTTTTTCCGCGTTTTCATCGATGCAAGTGTTGGTAGATCCCAAATCTGGCACGGAAACGAAACCGGCCAGGAACCCGATAACAGTGCGGCATCTTATGACGCACACGTCGGGAATTGGTTCGGCGATACCGCAAACACCTTCTGTTGGCGGGCCGTTAGCGGATAGGTATGTCAAATTGGGTCTCAGAAACGGTGTTTTTCAGGCCAATGGTCAACCTGACATGGACGGCGCAGTTACGAGCCTTCGCGAGTTTGCAGAACGTCTGGCGACAGTACCTCTGGAAACGGAGCCAGGGACGCGTTGGCGGTATTCTTTGGGGCTCGACCTTCTGGGCGCGATCATTGAAGTCGTGTCTGGGCGGCCCTTTGATATCTTCTTGAAGGAAGCTTTTTTCGATCCTTTGGGGATGCGCAGCACGTGGTTTCGCGTCCCTGAGCACGAGAAAAGGCGGCTGGTTGATAACTACGCAACTGCCAATGGCATGTCCAGATCGATCGATACTGGCGTCAACTCATTATTCCTGAAACGGCCGACATATCCGTCAGGTGGCGGCGGGCTGGTCTCGTCAGCGCGGGACTACGACAGGTTTCTCATGATGCTGGTGAGAGGCGGGACATTGGACGGCGCAACTGTCATGCCGCCCAGTGCGATTGCGCTTGGAACCTCCAATCTACTGCCTGAAGGCACGGACATGAGTGGGTACATTTACCCTAGTTCGGGTGACGGGTTCGGGGCTGGAGGACGGTTAGTTATGTCTGGCCCCCACAAGGGCGCTTTTGGATGGCTAGGAGCGGCAGGGACACTTGGAATGGTGAACTGCGGACGCCAACTTCGTCTTGTTGGCATGTTGAACTGCATGGGGGACATGAGTCTTCCTCGGCTAATTCCCGATGCCGTAAATAAAGATATATCAACCTATTGA